In Prochlorococcus marinus CUG1415, the sequence TTGTTATAGGTTAGATTCAAAGTACTTGCTAATTCTTTAGCATTATCACTAGCATTATTCATAGCAGTCATCCTGCATGCGAGTTCTGAAGCTGCCGACTCTTGAAGAGCTCTTAGTACCTGATTCTGTAAATATAATGGTAATAACGAATCTAATAGTTGATCAGGACTTTGTTCAAAAACAATATCTGATGGTAACTTCTCTGAATCACTTTGATCAATATTTGATTTCTCAACAAGTAACTTACTATCTTTTGTAGTCAACCTAAAAATTTCATCATTTTCCTCAGCAATACCTTGAGGATCTAGTGGCAATAATGTTTGAACGACAGGGGCGCAACTAACTAGAGTTATGAATTTCGTATAAATAATTTCTACCCTATCAGAATTTTCCGAAAGAAATTCAGCTAAAATCTCATTTGTAACTCCCTCAGAGTCCTTGGCTGTCGGTACCTGTTCCAGCTCTTTAAATGTGCTTTTAATTGTGTATCTATCTTTCCTATTTTGGAAATAACCTATTGCCTTTTTACCAACTAAGATCAAATTTGGTTCATAACCTTGTTTAATCAGCTCTGCATACCTAATTTCCACCTTCTTGATTATGTTGGTATTGTATCCTCCACATAATCCTCTATCAGCAGTTATGCATACCAAAGAAATTGTTTTTACATCTCTTTTTGATAGAAGAGGAGAATCCACAGCTTCAAACTGAACTCTAGATTGAATATTTTCTAAAACCCGAGCAAGTTTATCTGCAAAAGGCCTACTCTTAAGAACTTGATCTTGTGCCCTCCTAACTTTTGCAGCTGCAACTAATCTCATAGCTTCTGTTATTTTTCGTGTATTTTTAACAGAAACTATTCGATCTCTAATTTCTTTAAGATTTGCCATGATATTCCCTTAAATAAATTTAAACTGTGGCAAGCATTGAAGATTTAACTTCATTAAT encodes:
- a CDS encoding F0F1 ATP synthase subunit gamma, yielding MANLKEIRDRIVSVKNTRKITEAMRLVAAAKVRRAQDQVLKSRPFADKLARVLENIQSRVQFEAVDSPLLSKRDVKTISLVCITADRGLCGGYNTNIIKKVEIRYAELIKQGYEPNLILVGKKAIGYFQNRKDRYTIKSTFKELEQVPTAKDSEGVTNEILAEFLSENSDRVEIIYTKFITLVSCAPVVQTLLPLDPQGIAEENDEIFRLTTKDSKLLVEKSNIDQSDSEKLPSDIVFEQSPDQLLDSLLPLYLQNQVLRALQESAASELACRMTAMNNASDNAKELASTLNLTYNKARQAAITQEILEVVGGSAV